From Cucumis melo cultivar AY chromosome 1, USDA_Cmelo_AY_1.0, whole genome shotgun sequence, a single genomic window includes:
- the LOC103489578 gene encoding probable LRR receptor-like serine/threonine-protein kinase At2g16250, whose amino-acid sequence MVYKQLMIHFTFLFLLLFLLFEPTFQQQGSLRSLSAERVALLELRSSLGLRSKEWPIKSDPCLGWKGIKCQNGRVTEINIAGFRRTRIGRLNPQFSVEALGNLTFLQSFNASNFLLPGVVPEWFGERLSLLRVLDLRSCSIFGSIPLSLGSLNNLTALYLSDNKLTGTIPSTFGQLLSLSLLDLSHNTLTGMIPSLIGSLAHLSLLDLSSNYLAGPIPPSTGGLLKLQYLNLSGNSLTSSLPTQLGGLVSLVDLDLSVNALSGTLPSGLSELTSLRSVVLGSNLLVGSLTDNLFHTLTQLQSLVLKDNNFTGSIPDVLWSMPGLQLLDLSGNSFTGTLPNSSSSLNVTGAVLNVSKNMFYGSLTPILRRFSAIDLSENYFEGKVPEYLPTNISFASNCLQNVSRQRTLNVCTSFYLARGLTFDNFGFPKATQPPLAEAPKKKSNRNAIILGSVIGGTALFFLLVLLIFFFLRRRTRRTTNQRGGVVVGPDLSGDTAEQPPGLLIDFASLGETFKFQQLLQATNDFSDSNLIKHGHSGDLYHGVLQNGIRIVIKRVDLRVIKNDAYLVELEFFSKVSNVRLVPLTGHCLENDDEKFLVYKYLPNGDLSASLFKKVKTDDDGLQSLDWITRLKIALGAAEGLSFLHHDCTPPLVHRDVQASSILLDDKFEVRLGSLSSVCSQEGDGQPSRITKLLKLPQSSEQGSLGLHTAVCTYDVYCFGKVLLELVTGKLGISASPEAEIKEWLDQTLSYISINNKELVTKILDPSLIVDEDLLEEVWAVAVVAKSCLNPKPSRRPLMKYILKALENPLKVVREENSGSGRFRSTSVGSSWNAALFGSWRQSISDLTVLPSASLLKAGGSSFKRSGTMGSQGSGQNGGGEHSSSRRQHSKEIFPEPSDVQDIEKLEND is encoded by the exons ATGGTTTATAAGCAACTTATGATACACTTTACATTcttgtttttgttgttgtttctGCTCTTTGAGCCCACATTTCAACAACAAGGTTCATTGAGATCTTTATCGGCTGAACGAGTTGCTTTACTTGAGCTCAGATCATCCTTAGGTTTGAGAAGCAAGGAATGGCCCATAAAGAGTGATCCTTGTTTAGGTTGGAAGGGAATCAAGTGTCAGAATGGTAGGGTAACTGAGATCAATATTGCTGGATTTAGAAGAACAAGAATTGGTAGATTGAACCCTCAATTTTCTGTTGAAGCCTTGGGCAATTTAACCTTTTTGCAGTCCTTTAATGCCTCTAACTTCTTGCTTCCTGGTGTTGTTCCTGAATGGTTTGGGGAGCGTCTCAGCTTGCTACGAGTGCTTGATCTGCGGTCTTGTTCTATATTTGGTTCTATTCCATTAAGTCTTGGGAGTTTGAACAACCTGACTGCTCTTTATCTATCTGATAATAAACTTACTGGGACAATACCTTCTACTTTCGGCCAATTGTTGAGCCTTTCGTTGCTTGATTTGTCTCATAATACACTCACTGGAATGATTCCGTCATTAATTGGATCTCTTGCTCATCTTTCACTGCTTGATCTTTCTTCTAATTACTTAGCTGGGCCAATCCCTCCAAGCACTGGGGGCCTATTGAAGCTTCAATACCTAAATCTTTCTGGAAACAGTTTAACTTCTTCATTACCTACTCAACTTGGAGGGCTTGTTAGTTTGGTTGACCTTGACTTGAGTGTCAATGCTTTGTCTGGAACATTGCCTTCGGGTTTAAGTGAATTAACGAGCTTGCGAAGTGTGGTACTTGGGAGCAATTTGCTTGTGGGTTCCTTGACTGACAACTTGTTCCACACTTTAACACAGTTGCAATCCTTGGTTCTTAAAGACAATAACTTTACTGGCTCAATACCTGATGTATTGTGGTCAATGCCTGGGTTACAGCTTCTTGATTTGTCTGGGAATAGTTTCACTGGGACGTTGCCTAATTCTAGCTCAAGTTTGAACGTTACTGGTGCTGTATTGAATGTATCTAAAAATATGTTCTATGGGAGCCTTACACCGATATTAAGAAGATTCAGTGCCATTGATCTGTCGGAAAATTACTTTGAAGGCAAAGTTCCTGAATATCTACCCACCAACATATCTTTTGCTAGTAACTGCCTCCAAAATGTGTCGAGACAGAGGACATTGAATGTATGTACATCATTCTATTTAGCAAGAGGCctaacttttgataattttggCTTCCCGAAGGCTACACAACCACCATTAGCAGAAGCACCAAAGAAGAAGAGCAACAGAAATGCTATTATCTTGGGCAGTGTTATTGGTGGAACTGCTCTTTTCTTTCTACTAGTATTGCTGATATTTTTCTTCCTGAGGAGACGGACAAGAAGGACAACTAATCAAAGAGGAGGGGTCGTTGTGGGACCAGATCTTTCTGGGGACACTGCCGAACAACCTCCTGGATTGTTAATTGACTTTGCGAGTTTAGGAGAAACATTCAAGTTTCAACAGCTGCTTCAAGCGACTAACGATTTTAGTGATTCGAACCTTATCAAACATGGCCATTCAGGTGATCTATACCATGGTGTATTACAAAACGGGATCCGTATTGTTATCAAACGGGTTGATTTGCGTGTAATTAAAAATGATGCCTATTTGGTGGAATTAGAGTTCTTTAGCAAGGTTTCAAATGTAAGATTGGTTCCGCTTACTGGTCACTGCTTGGAGAATGATGATGAAAAGTTCCTGGTGTACAAATATCTGCCAAACGGGGACTTGTCAGCTTCCTTGTTCAAGAAAGTCAAGACAGATGATGACGGTTTGCAGTCATTGGATTGGATTACAAGACTAAAAATTGCATTAGGAGCTGCAGAGggtctttcttttcttcatcaTGATTGTACTCCACCCCTTGTACACAG AGACGTTCAAGCAAGTAGCATACTTCTTGATGATAAATTTGAAGTGAGGCTTGGAAGCTTGAGCAGCGTGTGTAGTCAAGAAGGGGATGGTCAACCGAGCAGGATAACCAAGCTTCTGAAATTGCCACA GTCATCGGAGCAAGGCTCTTTAG GATTACACACAGCAGTCTGTACCTACGATGTTTACTGCTTTGGAAAGGTGTTACTAGAGCTGGTAACAGGAAAGCTTGGGATTAGCGCCTCTCCTGAAGCCGAAATCAAAGAATGGTTAGATCAGACATTATCGTACATCAGTATAAACAACAAGGAACTTGTTACAAAAATCCTCGATCCATCCTTGATTGTGGACGAGGATCTATTGGAAGAAGTGTGGGCTGTGGCTGTTGTTGCCAAGTCCTGTCTCAATCCAAAACCTTCAAGACGACCCTTGATGAAATACATCCTCAAGGCTTTGGAAAACCCATTGAAGGTAGTAAGGGAAGAGAATTCAGGCTCGGGACGGTTTAGATCAACTTCCGTTGGAAGTTCTTGGAATGCTGCATTGTTTGGTAGCTGGCGTCAAAGTATATCGGATCTAACAGTGCTTCCATCAGCCTCCTTGTTAAAAGCTGGCGGAAGTAGTTTCAAAAGATCAGGAACGATGGGTTCCCAAGGAAGTGGTCAGAACGGCGGTGGTGAACATTCATCGTCTCGTCGACAGCATTCGAAGGAGATATTCCCCGAACCATCGGACGTGCAAGATATTGAAAAATTGGAGAACGATTGA